From bacterium, a single genomic window includes:
- a CDS encoding DUF362 domain-containing protein, translating to MYDIIFFVMGKEVIILECKDYSVDLIYEKLKKGIELLKINKIPEKILIKPNMLSARQPEEGVTTHPAIISALIEIFKNKKIIIGDSPAGISKPIEEYWEKCGYKEIGDKYKIELKKFENSFPLDICVNNKVYKIPVTSLLNDFSILNAPKFKTHNLTTITVGVKNLYGLIPGIIKSYLHSKFITPYEFSFFLIEFYKKIEEKIFLTVVDGITGMEGDGPSAGNLRNIGYLIIGEKPIYVDYACCKLIGIKPEKVDFIEIYMDKYGIEKPEIIGDFKEIKNFQLPSTKKYFFIRNKLLSKFILPIAKFFKIAPVIDKKKCKKCFTCYNICPVKAISNDLKFNRKKCILCLCCFEVCPYKAIEIKKSFIARIFT from the coding sequence ATGTATGATATAATTTTTTTCGTTATGGGAAAAGAAGTAATTATTTTAGAATGTAAGGATTACTCAGTTGACTTAATTTATGAAAAGTTAAAAAAGGGAATTGAATTACTTAAAATTAATAAAATTCCTGAAAAAATTCTTATAAAACCAAATATGCTCTCTGCAAGACAACCAGAAGAAGGAGTTACAACACATCCAGCAATTATATCCGCTTTGATTGAGATTTTTAAAAATAAAAAAATTATTATAGGAGACAGTCCAGCAGGTATATCAAAACCAATTGAAGAATACTGGGAAAAATGTGGTTATAAAGAAATAGGGGATAAATATAAAATTGAACTAAAAAAGTTTGAAAATTCTTTCCCTTTGGATATTTGCGTTAATAACAAAGTTTATAAAATTCCTGTGACTTCCCTGTTAAACGATTTCTCTATATTAAATGCTCCAAAATTCAAAACACATAACTTAACAACCATCACTGTCGGTGTTAAAAATTTATATGGTTTGATACCCGGAATAATAAAAAGTTATCTTCACAGTAAATTTATAACTCCATATGAATTTTCTTTTTTTCTTATAGAGTTTTATAAAAAAATAGAGGAAAAAATTTTTTTAACAGTAGTTGATGGAATAACAGGAATGGAAGGAGACGGACCATCTGCCGGTAATTTAAGAAATATTGGATATTTAATAATTGGAGAAAAGCCGATATATGTTGATTATGCATGCTGTAAACTGATTGGAATAAAACCAGAAAAGGTTGATTTTATAGAAATTTATATGGATAAATATGGAATTGAAAAACCTGAAATAATCGGTGATTTTAAGGAAATAAAAAATTTTCAACTTCCCTCCACAAAAAAATATTTTTTTATCAGAAATAAACTTCTATCAAAATTTATTTTACCAATTGCAAAATTTTTTAAAATAGCCCCTGTAATAGATAAGAAAAAATGTAAAAAATGTTTTACCTGCTATAATATTTGCCCTGTAAAAGCAATTTCTAACGACTTGAAATTTAATAGAAAAAAATGTATATTATGTCTATGCTGTTTTGAAGTTTGTCCATATAAAGCAATTGAGATAAAAAAGAGTTTTATTGCAAGAATTTTTACTTAA
- a CDS encoding ROK family protein, producing the protein MVSKYTVYRKNILKLIYQNENISRKNLHDLLNLRFATITHITRDLIKEGIIEESGKRKRKSKGRPHELLKIIPNSKYFIGCELTPEKIISVILNFKGEFIGQKTVNLDETDKKEEILIKIVNLLKNLIEESKIEKNKICGIGFVDPGIVDMQKGVSVFSSILPGWENVHIRDYLKQKLSINTLIIGSSQSKVLSEKFLGKGRKSKNIIFIEYGKGIACGIINDNKIIHGQGGVAGEFGHVKIPYKDEICNCGKRGCLESIISVPAILKKIKDVKGTELKMNEIIERYEKGDSEIKKFMDDVFNILVFSVSNLINILNPEIVIFDKNFLVFEKEFKNIFEKIKENMVYEYPVSFEISDFGEEIGAIGGACLVISNFLGLDI; encoded by the coding sequence ATGGTTTCTAAATATACAGTTTACAGAAAAAACATTCTTAAATTGATTTATCAAAATGAAAATATTTCAAGAAAGAATTTGCATGATTTACTAAATTTAAGATTTGCAACAATTACACATATTACAAGAGATTTAATAAAAGAAGGGATAATTGAAGAATCTGGTAAGAGAAAAAGAAAAAGTAAAGGGAGACCTCACGAATTGCTTAAAATAATACCTAACAGTAAGTATTTTATTGGATGTGAGTTAACCCCAGAAAAAATAATTTCAGTTATTTTAAATTTTAAAGGAGAATTTATTGGTCAAAAAACAGTAAACTTGGATGAAACAGATAAAAAAGAAGAAATTTTAATAAAAATTGTAAATTTATTGAAAAATCTTATTGAAGAAAGCAAAATAGAAAAAAATAAAATATGTGGGATAGGTTTTGTAGACCCTGGAATAGTTGATATGCAAAAGGGAGTTTCTGTTTTTTCTTCAATTTTACCGGGATGGGAAAATGTACATATAAGAGATTATTTAAAACAGAAATTATCAATTAATACACTTATAATTGGTAGTTCCCAATCAAAAGTTTTGAGTGAAAAATTTCTGGGTAAGGGTAGAAAAAGTAAAAATATAATTTTTATTGAATATGGAAAAGGGATTGCCTGTGGAATTATAAATGATAATAAAATAATTCATGGACAAGGAGGAGTTGCTGGTGAATTTGGACATGTTAAAATACCTTATAAAGATGAAATCTGTAATTGTGGTAAAAGAGGATGTCTTGAATCAATAATAAGTGTTCCAGCAATTTTGAAAAAAATAAAAGATGTTAAAGGGACAGAACTTAAAATGAATGAAATTATTGAAAGGTATGAAAAGGGAGATAGTGAGATAAAAAAATTTATGGATGATGTTTTTAATATTCTGGTTTTTTCTGTCTCTAATTTAATAAATATTTTAAATCCTGAAATTGTGATATTTGATAAAAATTTTCTTGTTTTTGAGAAGGAATTTAAAAATATTTTTGAAAAAATAAAAGAAAATATGGTTTATGAGTATCCTGTGAGTTTTGAAATTTCAGATTTTGGCGAAGAAATAGGGGCAATTGGAGGCGCATGTCTTGTTATAAGTAATTTTTTAGGACTTGACATTTAA
- a CDS encoding DegT/DnrJ/EryC1/StrS family aminotransferase, translated as MKKKKISDFRYDTGPARIPWSAVGEKIKLQDIMEILKFLIPPKNKKYKIQLKKVEKELKKLIENSELSSKLTLGDKVRTLEEEVKKFLKCKYAVFLTNATAGFEIAYKFAGLKPGDEVIAPAITFIATISYPLSIGAKVVLVDVDPKTLNMDPEDLARKITKNTKVIVPVHIGGYPCDMDAIMDIARKFNAVVLEDAAHAFGAKYNDKMVGTIGHFGAFSFHEVKNITSLGEGGILVTNEKIGEDFPKARFVGFNISNPIPFWLYDVVALKWRGDYFAPGNHSATEIQAVALLSQMKRINKIIGKRRKAAEYLNERFKNVKGIVIPPLDDKKIKSTHHLYLFQVDPGVLNGDIQKVKEKMGEKGITQIPHFAPLYRFSIMKQLGYDTEKIKETCPNAEEVFLHRFTHLPLYDFKKVDLKYMSDTIIKIIKEMQK; from the coding sequence ATGAAAAAGAAAAAAATTTCGGATTTTAGATATGATACAGGTCCTGCAAGAATCCCATGGAGTGCTGTTGGAGAGAAAATAAAATTACAGGATATTATGGAGATTTTAAAATTTCTTATCCCTCCAAAAAATAAAAAATATAAAATTCAATTGAAAAAAGTTGAAAAAGAATTAAAAAAATTGATTGAAAATTCAGAACTTTCCAGTAAATTGACACTTGGAGATAAAGTTAGAACTTTAGAAGAAGAAGTCAAGAAGTTTTTGAAATGTAAATATGCGGTATTTTTGACAAATGCTACTGCTGGTTTTGAAATTGCTTATAAATTTGCTGGTTTAAAACCGGGAGATGAGGTTATAGCGCCCGCAATTACTTTTATTGCTACCATTTCCTATCCACTTTCTATTGGAGCAAAAGTTGTTCTGGTTGATGTTGACCCAAAAACATTAAATATGGATCCTGAAGATTTAGCAAGAAAAATCACAAAAAACACGAAAGTTATAGTCCCTGTTCATATAGGTGGTTATCCATGTGATATGGATGCAATAATGGATATTGCAAGAAAATTTAATGCGGTAGTTCTTGAAGATGCTGCTCATGCTTTTGGAGCAAAATATAATGATAAGATGGTTGGTACAATTGGACATTTTGGTGCTTTTAGTTTTCATGAGGTTAAAAACATAACATCTCTTGGAGAAGGTGGAATTCTTGTTACAAATGAAAAAATAGGAGAGGATTTTCCAAAAGCAAGGTTTGTTGGTTTTAATATTTCCAATCCAATTCCTTTCTGGCTTTATGATGTTGTTGCTTTAAAATGGAGAGGTGATTATTTTGCTCCTGGGAATCATTCTGCTACAGAAATTCAGGCAGTTGCTTTACTTTCCCAAATGAAAAGAATAAATAAAATTATTGGAAAAAGAAGAAAAGCGGCTGAATATTTAAATGAAAGGTTTAAAAATGTTAAAGGAATTGTAATCCCTCCTCTTGATGATAAAAAAATAAAATCAACACATCATTTATATCTTTTCCAGGTTGACCCGGGTGTATTAAATGGAGACATTCAAAAAGTTAAAGAAAAAATGGGAGAAAAAGGAATAACTCAAATCCCTCATTTTGCTCCATTATACAGATTTTCAATTATGAAACAACTTGGATATGATACAGAAAAAATAAAAGAGACATGCCCAAATGCAGAAGAAGTTTTTTTGCATCGGTTTACACATCTTCCACTGTACGATTTTAAAAAAGTTGATTTAAAATATATGTCTGATACAATAATTAAAATTATTAAAGAGATGCAAAAATGA
- a CDS encoding alanine dehydrogenase: MKDEDYQEKGAEIVNDHAYIFKNSDLIIKVKEILPSEYNLLCEGQMIFTFFHFSSNIEMTEKLIEKKLSCIAYELVEEEGILTILKPMSEIAGKLSVQEGMKYLEKEYGGKGVLLSGAEGVKPGKVVILGGGTVGYNAAKIAYSIGAKVVIFEIDKEKIKRLKREFPKGKILYSEKEKIKKEIKDADVVIGAVLIPGRKAPVLIKEEDLKIMEEGTVIVDVSIDEGGVFETSHPTTHKNPIYKYEGIVHYCVPNIPGIVPKSSTYALCNVTEKYILQLADKGLKAIEISQPLKSGLAIKYGEIVNQKLSWAMQDLAIPSTK; encoded by the coding sequence ATAAAGGATGAAGATTATCAGGAAAAAGGTGCAGAAATAGTAAATGACCATGCTTATATTTTTAAAAATTCAGATTTAATTATTAAAGTAAAAGAAATCCTTCCTTCTGAATATAATTTATTATGTGAAGGTCAGATGATTTTTACATTTTTTCATTTTTCATCTAATATTGAAATGACAGAAAAACTAATAGAAAAAAAATTATCCTGTATTGCTTATGAACTTGTGGAGGAAGAAGGAATACTTACTATTTTAAAACCAATGAGTGAAATAGCGGGTAAATTAAGTGTTCAGGAAGGAATGAAATATCTTGAAAAAGAATATGGAGGTAAAGGAGTTCTTTTGTCTGGTGCAGAGGGTGTTAAACCTGGTAAAGTGGTAATTCTTGGAGGAGGAACTGTTGGATATAATGCTGCTAAAATTGCTTATTCAATTGGTGCAAAGGTTGTAATTTTTGAGATAGATAAAGAAAAAATAAAAAGATTAAAAAGAGAATTTCCTAAAGGGAAAATTCTGTATTCTGAAAAAGAAAAAATAAAAAAAGAAATTAAAGATGCTGATGTTGTAATTGGTGCTGTTTTAATTCCGGGTAGAAAAGCACCTGTATTGATAAAAGAAGAAGATTTGAAGATTATGGAAGAAGGTACTGTTATAGTAGATGTTTCAATAGATGAGGGAGGCGTTTTTGAAACAAGTCATCCAACTACGCATAAAAATCCAATTTATAAATATGAAGGCATTGTTCATTATTGTGTTCCTAATATCCCTGGAATAGTTCCAAAATCTTCAACATATGCTCTGTGTAATGTAACAGAAAAATATATATTACAACTTGCTGATAAAGGTTTGAAAGCAATAGAAATATCACAACCTTTGAAATCTGGGTTAGCTATAAAATACGGAGAAATTGTAAATCAAAAATTAAGTTGGGCTATGCAGGACTTGGCGATTCCGTCTACAAAGTAA
- a CDS encoding DUF4321 domain-containing protein, whose protein sequence is MKIFYVFSVLFLCAMIGSCIGEIILMFIPQGTIYYNFLSNHLSPVWEIKQLDLIIFNLSFSIRFNINSFTLLGLIIGSIFSLKKV, encoded by the coding sequence ATGAAAATTTTTTATGTTTTTTCTGTTTTATTTTTATGTGCAATGATAGGTAGTTGTATTGGAGAAATAATTCTTATGTTTATTCCTCAGGGAACAATTTATTACAATTTTCTTTCAAATCACCTTTCTCCTGTATGGGAAATTAAACAATTAGACCTCATTATTTTCAATCTTTCTTTTTCTATAAGATTTAATATTAATTCTTTTACCCTTTTAGGTTTAATTATAGGTTCAATTTTCTCATTAAAAAAGGTATAA
- the miaB gene encoding tRNA (N6-isopentenyl adenosine(37)-C2)-methylthiotransferase MiaB yields MSKKFFIKTYGCQMNFYDSERLRALLKRENFIEVSIPEEADYIIVNTCSVRKHAEDRAISFLSSLKNFKNNKKFCLVGCTPSLYREEIFKRYDFVDIICGPNSYKKFVEVLKNNFYDKKIGIFQEDMDLFNEILLPEIRGSSVSSFISITKGCENFCSYCVVPYTRGKLISKPVGIILEEIKKLVEKGIKEVILLGQNVNEYGKDNGENFVELLTKVHNIDGLLKIGFLTSHPKDISTDLINLFSELPKLYKHLHLPLQSGSNKILKLMNRKYSLEKYIEIVQRARNACPDISITSDIILGFPYEDEKDFEQTYRVIEEIEFDDLYVFKYSPRPLTEANKFPDNVPKEEKEKRHRLILNLQDKISLLKNKKKEGKIDDVFIKKESYKKKNSYIGRTTNNKPVIVETEEKKLEGKIFKVKIEKGERHYLYGSIVRV; encoded by the coding sequence ATGTCCAAAAAATTCTTTATAAAAACTTATGGCTGTCAGATGAATTTTTATGATTCCGAAAGATTAAGAGCACTATTAAAAAGAGAGAATTTTATTGAAGTTTCTATTCCTGAAGAAGCAGATTATATAATTGTAAATACTTGTTCTGTTAGAAAACATGCTGAAGATAGAGCCATTTCTTTTTTATCTTCTTTAAAAAATTTTAAAAATAATAAAAAATTTTGTCTTGTTGGTTGTACTCCTTCATTATACAGGGAAGAAATTTTTAAAAGATATGATTTTGTAGATATAATATGTGGACCAAATTCGTATAAGAAGTTTGTAGAAGTTTTAAAAAATAATTTCTATGATAAAAAAATAGGAATATTTCAAGAGGATATGGATTTATTTAATGAGATTTTATTACCGGAAATAAGAGGTAGTTCTGTTTCTTCTTTTATTTCAATTACAAAAGGGTGTGAAAATTTTTGTAGTTATTGTGTTGTTCCTTATACAAGAGGGAAACTTATCAGTAAGCCGGTTGGTATCATATTAGAAGAAATAAAAAAACTTGTTGAAAAGGGTATAAAAGAAGTAATTTTACTCGGACAGAATGTTAATGAATATGGTAAAGATAATGGAGAAAATTTTGTAGAATTACTTACCAAAGTCCACAATATTGATGGGTTATTAAAAATTGGTTTTTTAACTTCTCATCCAAAAGACATTTCTACGGATTTAATAAATCTTTTTTCAGAATTACCAAAATTATATAAACATTTACATCTTCCACTTCAATCAGGTTCAAATAAAATACTCAAATTAATGAATAGAAAATACTCTCTTGAAAAATATATTGAAATTGTTCAGAGAGCAAGAAATGCTTGCCCGGATATTTCAATAACTTCTGATATAATTTTAGGATTTCCTTATGAAGATGAAAAAGATTTTGAGCAGACATATAGAGTTATTGAGGAGATTGAATTTGATGATTTATATGTTTTTAAATATTCACCAAGGCCTTTAACAGAAGCAAATAAATTCCCCGATAATGTCCCAAAAGAAGAAAAAGAAAAAAGGCATAGATTAATATTGAATTTACAGGATAAAATTTCTCTTTTAAAAAATAAAAAGAAAGAAGGTAAAATTGACGATGTTTTTATAAAAAAAGAAAGTTATAAGAAAAAAAATTCATACATTGGAAGAACAACTAATAATAAACCTGTTATAGTTGAAACAGAGGAAAAGAAACTGGAAGGTAAAATTTTCAAAGTAAAAATAGAAAAAGGGGAGAGACATTATCTTTATGGAAGTATTGTGAGAGTTTAA
- a CDS encoding DNA-binding protein translates to MKKLIFILLFSTLIYSSEKVKIKELFENSKKYNGKSVIIEGEAIGEIMGRGKEKWVNIKDVFEDFAIGVVVSEKDAKIIENLGSYKVKGDILRIEGIYNVNCLKHQGERDIHAVRVEIVKKGERYKEEIILKKVILCFLLLIITSFLMTFAHKKEISAKE, encoded by the coding sequence ATGAAAAAATTAATATTTATTTTACTTTTTTCAACACTCATTTATTCATCTGAAAAAGTAAAGATAAAAGAACTTTTTGAAAATAGCAAAAAATACAATGGAAAATCTGTTATTATTGAAGGAGAAGCAATCGGAGAAATTATGGGAAGAGGGAAAGAAAAATGGGTAAATATTAAAGATGTATTTGAGGACTTCGCTATTGGAGTAGTAGTGAGTGAAAAGGATGCAAAGATTATAGAAAATCTTGGTAGTTATAAAGTTAAAGGAGATATTCTAAGAATAGAGGGAATATACAATGTAAACTGTTTAAAACATCAAGGTGAAAGGGATATACATGCAGTTAGAGTTGAAATCGTGAAAAAGGGCGAAAGATATAAAGAAGAAATAATTTTAAAAAAAGTGATTTTGTGTTTTTTACTTCTTATAATAACTTCTTTTCTTATGACTTTTGCACATAAAAAAGAAATTTCTGCAAAAGAATAA
- a CDS encoding TrkH family potassium uptake protein, whose amino-acid sequence MIPQFSRDDLKGIFHYTGKLIILIGYLLLFPLFIAILYKEWNPALDFIFTSLFSLSIGYLIVSQFPESSDINWRQGMTIASLIWLIYMFLGAIPLYLSGHYKSYMDSCFEAMSALATTGLVLVNDLDHMAHSYNFWRHFMCFIGGQGIILLGLLIFFKGASAFKIYVGEAREEKILPNVVQTSKFIWIVSTCYLIVFTLILGFVNILHGFSPSRGFFHAICLFMAGWDTAGFAVQTQNIVYYHSGLVDLITALIVILGATSFALHYAVWTGKFKEIFENYEFKVFLISIISLTFLCFAGFLKSVKNIDFISGFRIVFYQIISGHTGVGYTNIDPYHFKTYWNDFSLIILTIAMGLGGCSCSTSGGIKILRIGLIFKEIKKEIKGYSYPFSTVIIEKYHHIKDISLSDVQIKTVAIISIMYLVTYLIGGIIGTFLGYPFIHSLFESTSACANVGLSVGITNPDMPGILKITYIIEMWIGRLEFISIFVFIKYLISLRSPE is encoded by the coding sequence ATGATACCACAATTTTCAAGAGATGACTTAAAAGGGATTTTTCATTATACTGGAAAATTAATAATTTTAATTGGCTATTTACTGCTATTCCCCCTTTTCATTGCAATTTTATATAAAGAATGGAATCCAGCACTTGATTTTATATTTACATCTTTATTTTCCCTTTCAATTGGATATTTAATTGTCTCACAATTTCCTGAAAGTTCTGATATAAACTGGAGACAAGGAATGACAATTGCTTCATTGATATGGCTTATCTATATGTTTCTTGGCGCAATACCCCTCTACTTATCAGGTCATTATAAATCTTATATGGATAGTTGTTTTGAAGCAATGAGTGCTCTTGCAACCACTGGACTTGTACTTGTTAATGACCTTGACCATATGGCACATTCTTATAATTTCTGGCGACATTTTATGTGTTTTATAGGTGGTCAGGGAATAATTTTACTTGGATTATTGATTTTTTTTAAAGGAGCAAGTGCTTTTAAAATTTACGTGGGTGAAGCAAGAGAGGAAAAAATTCTTCCAAATGTTGTTCAAACATCAAAATTCATCTGGATTGTAAGTACGTGTTATTTGATAGTTTTTACACTAATTTTAGGATTTGTAAATATTCTTCATGGTTTTTCTCCTTCAAGAGGTTTTTTCCATGCTATATGTTTGTTTATGGCTGGATGGGATACCGCTGGTTTTGCAGTCCAAACACAGAATATTGTTTATTATCACAGCGGTCTTGTTGATTTGATAACTGCTCTTATTGTTATACTTGGTGCAACAAGTTTTGCCCTTCATTATGCTGTCTGGACAGGAAAATTCAAAGAAATATTTGAAAATTATGAATTCAAAGTTTTTCTGATAAGTATTATTTCTCTTACTTTTTTATGTTTTGCGGGATTTTTAAAAAGTGTCAAAAATATTGATTTTATTTCGGGTTTCAGAATTGTTTTTTATCAGATAATATCAGGACATACAGGAGTTGGATATACAAATATTGACCCTTATCATTTCAAAACTTACTGGAATGACTTTTCACTGATAATTTTAACAATTGCGATGGGGCTTGGTGGGTGTTCATGTTCAACAAGTGGAGGGATAAAAATTTTGAGAATTGGACTTATTTTTAAAGAAATAAAAAAGGAAATTAAAGGGTACAGTTATCCTTTTTCCACTGTTATTATTGAAAAATATCACCATATAAAGGATATAAGTTTATCTGATGTACAGATTAAAACAGTAGCAATAATTTCAATAATGTATTTAGTCACATATCTTATTGGAGGAATAATCGGAACTTTTTTAGGATATCCATTTATACATTCTCTTTTTGAATCAACTTCTGCATGTGCAAATGTTGGACTTTCTGTTGGAATTACAAATCCAGATATGCCAGGTATTTTAAAAATAACATATATAATTGAAATGTGGATTGGAAGGTTGGAATTTATTTCTATTTTTGTCTTTATAAAGTATTTAATCTCTTTAAGGAGTCCCGAATGA
- a CDS encoding NAD-binding protein, with translation MNIIIVGGGNVGYYLSEKLSDNHYVVLIEKETKISEKIAEKLNCLVITGDGCDPEVLKNAGIKKADCLAAVTGSDEDNLVICQIAKEIFNVKRVVARVNNPKNEKTFYQLGVDVAISGTSLIAKIIEEEVNWEDFITLFTFKKGKLSILRIDLPEKSPVLGKKINEINLPDDSVIVAVMRGDDLFIPKSDFTFKENDEVIAITKVENENLLLNSLIGEVKEV, from the coding sequence ATGAATATAATTATAGTTGGTGGTGGAAATGTAGGTTATTATTTATCTGAAAAATTGAGCGATAATCATTATGTTGTTTTAATTGAAAAGGAAACAAAAATAAGTGAAAAAATTGCAGAAAAATTAAACTGTCTTGTAATAACGGGTGATGGATGCGACCCTGAAGTTTTAAAAAATGCAGGAATTAAGAAAGCAGATTGTCTGGCTGCTGTAACAGGAAGTGATGAGGATAATCTGGTAATATGTCAGATAGCAAAAGAAATTTTTAATGTTAAAAGGGTAGTTGCAAGGGTAAATAATCCAAAAAATGAAAAAACATTCTATCAACTCGGTGTTGATGTTGCAATAAGTGGAACTTCATTGATAGCAAAAATTATTGAAGAAGAAGTAAATTGGGAGGACTTTATAACATTATTTACATTTAAAAAAGGAAAACTTTCAATTTTAAGAATTGACTTACCTGAAAAATCACCTGTTTTAGGTAAAAAAATAAATGAAATTAATTTACCAGATGACTCTGTTATAGTTGCAGTTATGAGAGGAGATGATTTATTTATACCTAAAAGTGATTTTACTTTTAAAGAAAATGATGAAGTTATCGCAATAACAAAAGTAGAAAATGAAAACCTACTTTTGAATTCTTTGATAGGAGAGGTAAAAGAAGTATGA
- a CDS encoding TrkA family potassium uptake protein: MYIIIVGCGKIGSYLAKLFDEKNDVVVIDKDEKSFEKLIDFNGITKLGDALDIDVLKEAGIEKADAIAVITSNDNANIVIGQVAKKMFKVPKVIIRISDPNKEKICKLLDIETINTTTLIASLIKEGLTKKIYSTHLIENEDFAIVELKNENFVGKKIEEINVNGELQIFAIIRGNKGIVPDKNFKIEKDDIIIGITERKNLNKFKRILK, from the coding sequence ATGTACATAATTATTGTTGGTTGTGGTAAAATTGGTTCTTATCTTGCAAAATTATTTGATGAAAAGAATGATGTGGTCGTTATAGATAAGGATGAAAAGAGTTTTGAAAAACTGATTGATTTTAATGGAATAACAAAATTAGGAGATGCACTTGATATAGATGTTTTAAAAGAAGCAGGAATTGAAAAAGCAGATGCTATAGCAGTAATTACAAGTAATGATAATGCCAATATAGTTATAGGTCAGGTTGCAAAAAAAATGTTTAAAGTACCAAAGGTTATAATAAGAATTTCTGACCCAAATAAAGAAAAAATATGCAAATTACTTGATATAGAAACAATAAATACAACAACCCTTATTGCTTCTCTTATAAAAGAAGGGCTTACAAAAAAAATATATTCAACCCATCTCATAGAAAATGAAGATTTTGCAATTGTTGAATTGAAAAATGAAAATTTTGTCGGGAAAAAAATTGAAGAAATAAATGTTAATGGTGAACTTCAAATTTTTGCTATAATAAGAGGAAATAAAGGAATTGTTCCCGATAAAAACTTTAAAATTGAAAAAGATGATATAATCATAGGTATAACTGAAAGGAAAAATTTAAATAAATTTAAAAGGATTTTGAAATAA
- a CDS encoding cofactor-independent phosphoglycerate mutase gives MKYIVMIMDGAADLPVEELNNKTPLQVAKKPNIDYITKLGCSGMLKTIPDNFITDSGVANLSILGYNPKNVYTGRGVLEAYANGIELKENEIAFRCNLITVKEGKIESYSAGYISTEESKELIDFLNKKLGSEKVKFYPGLGFKNILILKNDFSEDIKCYPPHDYYGYDIEKIMIEGKTEKDKKTAEFLNNLIIESNKYLENHPVNLKRAKEGKEKANYIWPWSPGKKPNLEKFYDKFKIKGAVISAVDLIKGIGKMIGFEVINVPGATGLWNTNYEGKAEYAIEALKKFDFVYVHVEGIDEAGHEGNLELKIKCIEDFDKRLVKIILENIDLKSTSIAILPDHYTPVKLKSHQVGYVPFVIYSPLNKPDEVEKFDEESCKNGKIGYIEGEKFINSFLKGL, from the coding sequence ATGAAATACATAGTTATGATTATGGATGGAGCAGCAGATTTGCCTGTTGAAGAACTGAATAATAAGACACCTTTACAGGTTGCTAAAAAACCAAATATTGATTATATAACAAAATTGGGTTGTTCAGGGATGCTGAAAACAATACCTGATAATTTTATTACTGATTCAGGAGTTGCAAATTTATCAATACTTGGATATAACCCTAAAAATGTTTATACAGGAAGAGGCGTACTTGAAGCATATGCAAATGGAATTGAACTTAAAGAAAATGAAATTGCCTTCAGATGTAATCTTATAACTGTAAAAGAAGGGAAAATTGAAAGTTATTCTGCAGGATATATTTCAACAGAGGAAAGTAAAGAATTAATTGATTTTTTAAATAAAAAACTTGGTAGTGAAAAGGTTAAATTTTATCCAGGACTTGGATTTAAAAATATACTCATTTTAAAAAATGATTTTTCTGAAGATATTAAATGTTATCCTCCACACGATTATTACGGATATGATATAGAAAAAATAATGATTGAAGGAAAAACAGAAAAAGATAAGAAAACAGCAGAATTCTTAAATAATCTAATAATTGAATCAAATAAATATCTTGAAAATCATCCTGTTAATTTAAAAAGAGCAAAAGAGGGAAAAGAAAAAGCAAATTATATATGGCCATGGTCGCCGGGTAAAAAGCCAAATCTTGAAAAATTTTATGATAAATTTAAAATTAAAGGCGCTGTAATTTCAGCAGTTGATTTAATTAAAGGAATTGGGAAAATGATTGGATTTGAAGTTATAAATGTTCCTGGTGCAACAGGACTATGGAATACAAACTATGAAGGAAAAGCAGAATATGCTATTGAGGCACTGAAAAAATTTGATTTTGTTTATGTACATGTTGAAGGAATTGATGAGGCAGGTCATGAAGGAAATCTTGAATTGAAGATAAAATGTATAGAGGACTTTGATAAAAGATTGGTAAAAATAATTCTTGAAAATATTGATTTAAAATCCACCAGTATTGCTATTCTTCCTGACCATTATACTCCTGTTAAATTAAAATCACATCAGGTAGGTTATGTTCCGTTTGTTATCTATTCTCCCCTAAATAAACCAGACGAAGTTGAAAAATTTGATGAAGAAAGTTGTAAAAATGGTAAAATTGGATATATTGAAGGAGAAAAATTTATAAATAGTTTTTTAAAGGGGTTATAA